The Bacteroidota bacterium genomic sequence CTTGTATTGGCGCGTTAATTGCGTTACGTTCTGCAAAACCACGCACAACCGCATTTTTTGAATTAATATCACGTAAATATCTTTTTCTGCCCATTATGGTTTGTACATAGCCTTTTTCCCTTGCAACAGCAATGCTTGTATCCATATACTCTTTTACTCCCGGGTATTTAATAAAATATTGTTCTATAATGGACGCTGCTTCTTTTCTTGGTATGTTTAATCTTTCCGATAAGCCAAATGCTGATATGCCGTAGATAATGCCGAAATTAACCATCTTCGCATTTCTTCTCATGTCGGAAGTTACTTCTTCCAGCGGCACGTTATACACTTTAGCAGCGGTGGCTGCATGTATATCTTTCCCGCTATTAAAGGCTTCTATCATTCCCTCATCGCCACTTAGTTCAGCAATAATACGCAACTCTATTTGTGAGTAATCTGCCGAAAGCAATAAGTAATCGCTATTTCTAGGGATAAATGTTTTTCTAATTTCTCGCCCTTTTTCTGTTTTAATTGGAATGTTTTGAAGATTTGGATTGTCAGAACTTAATCTACCGGTAACTGCTACAACCTGATTAAAGGAAGTGTGTATGCGTCCTGTATTAGGATGTATAAGTTCAGGTAATGTATCTACATATGTGTTTTTTAATTTCTGAAGTTCTCTATAGTCTAAAATTTTTTCTACAATAGCATGTTTGCCAACTAATTTTATCAAAACATCTTCCGAAGTAGCATACTGCCCGGTTTTGGTTTTTTGGGGCTTCTCTACAATTTTAAGGACTTCAAATAAAATATCGCCAACTTGTTTGGGGGATGATACATTGAATGAAGTGCCTGCTAATTGCTGAATTTCGGCATCTATTTTGGCAATTTCAATTCCTAATTCTTTTGAATATTCGTGTAGCGCATTTATGTCAATCTTTATCCCCTCTCTCTCCATGGCAGATAGAACCGGAATTAATGGGATTTCTATTTTCTCAAACAAATCGGTAATATTGGCTTGAGCTAACATGGGCTCAAATTTATTTTTTAATTGAAACGTAATGTCCGCATCTTCTGCAGCGTATTCTGCTATTTGTTTTATGGGTACACTGCGCATACTTAATTGGTCTTTTCCTTTTTTGCCAATTAACGTGTCGATTTTTACTGTCGAATAATTTAAGTATGTTTCTGCCAACACGTCCATTCCGTGGCGCATATCAGGCTGTATTAAAAAATGTGCTACCATGGTGTCAAATATTTTCCCTTTAATTTCTACACCGTAGTTTCTTAAAACACTTAAATCGTATTTAATATTTTGAGCAACTTTTATGCTGTTTTCATTTGAAAAAGCCGGTTTGAAAAAATCTACAATTTGTTGCGCTTGTTCTTTGTTTGCAGGTATTGGAATATAATAGGCTTCGAACTCTTTAAAACAAAAAGACATTCCAACTAATTCCGCATCCTTTACATCTAGCGATGTTGTTTCGGTGTCGAAAC encodes the following:
- the polA gene encoding DNA polymerase I, which gives rise to MNKKLFLLDAFALIYRAYFAFSNNHRVNSKGLNTSAILGFTNTLLDVLKKEKPTHIAVVFDTSAPTERHTSFAAYKAHREEMPEDLSKSIPYIIKLIEGFNIPVIAKDGFEADDVIGTLAKKAEQQGFVTYMMTPDKDYGQLVSENILMYKPARMGNGAEILGPAEICKRWDIQHVDQVIEILGLMGDSVDNIPGIPGVGEKTAIQLIKDFGTIDNLLVNTDKLKGKLKEKVELNKDLALLSKKLATIICDVPVDLEEDKLILTEPNREALKELFTELELRRLAQLILGEEITSDSTNTTSADTKNEGQVDLFGNAVVTQNVTTAELEEDAQTNYKTILDTTHSYTIIDTTEKYAELANQLQQQPSFCFDTETTSLDVKDAELVGMSFCFKEFEAYYIPIPANKEQAQQIVDFFKPAFSNENSIKVAQNIKYDLSVLRNYGVEIKGKIFDTMVAHFLIQPDMRHGMDVLAETYLNYSTVKIDTLIGKKGKDQLSMRSVPIKQIAEYAAEDADITFQLKNKFEPMLAQANITDLFEKIEIPLIPVLSAMEREGIKIDINALHEYSKELGIEIAKIDAEIQQLAGTSFNVSSPKQVGDILFEVLKIVEKPQKTKTGQYATSEDVLIKLVGKHAIVEKILDYRELQKLKNTYVDTLPELIHPNTGRIHTSFNQVVAVTGRLSSDNPNLQNIPIKTEKGREIRKTFIPRNSDYLLLSADYSQIELRIIAELSGDEGMIEAFNSGKDIHAATAAKVYNVPLEEVTSDMRRNAKMVNFGIIYGISAFGLSERLNIPRKEAASIIEQYFIKYPGVKEYMDTSIAVAREKGYVQTIMGRKRYLRDINSKNAVVRGFAERNAINAPIQGSAADMIKIAMINIHNEFIKNDFKSKMILQVHDELVFDVHKEELETIKPIIKEKMSAAIKMKIPIEVEIGVGENWLKAH